A single window of Planctomycetia bacterium DNA harbors:
- a CDS encoding linear amide C-N hydrolase, with the protein MRKTFYLLAVLFVGLLTVSTAYPCSRVLWALKDGLVFVGRTNDWTGKVDSTYRLFPRGIERVGAVAENPHKWTSKYGSVALTGYDMGTHEGINEKGLSVHVLFLAEVCDFGQRDPKREGIGIMQWPQYYLDNFATVAEAVEAHKSIQFQIEPLVLPNGAKTTFHVSIEDKTGDSAVIEYIDGKAEIHHDKRYTVMTNEPAYQKQIENLKQYRTFGGDKPLPGERKSMDRFVRAAVYVNALPKPTDQDEGAAYIFSVMRNVSVPFGLGDPERPNISPTYFRTVMELNGGRYYFESTLAPNVVWIDTSKLDFSKGLDEQELKVEKNILKLHGDVTSQFVKAKPFVFGMHKP; encoded by the coding sequence ATGCGCAAGACCTTCTACTTACTGGCTGTGCTTTTCGTCGGGCTGCTGACGGTTTCGACCGCATACCCGTGTAGTCGCGTCCTCTGGGCCCTCAAAGACGGACTGGTGTTCGTGGGCCGTACGAACGACTGGACTGGCAAAGTCGATTCCACATACCGACTCTTTCCCCGCGGGATTGAGCGGGTTGGTGCTGTCGCGGAGAACCCCCACAAGTGGACCTCCAAATACGGAAGCGTCGCCCTGACTGGTTACGACATGGGCACTCACGAAGGGATCAACGAAAAGGGGCTGAGCGTCCACGTACTCTTTCTGGCCGAGGTATGTGACTTCGGCCAGCGCGATCCCAAGCGGGAAGGGATCGGGATCATGCAGTGGCCGCAATACTACCTCGACAACTTCGCGACGGTCGCTGAGGCGGTCGAAGCACACAAGTCGATCCAGTTTCAGATCGAGCCGCTGGTACTGCCGAACGGCGCCAAGACGACGTTCCACGTTTCAATCGAGGACAAGACCGGCGATTCAGCCGTGATCGAGTACATTGATGGGAAAGCGGAGATTCACCACGACAAGCGATACACCGTCATGACCAACGAACCGGCCTACCAGAAGCAGATCGAGAACCTGAAGCAGTACCGCACGTTTGGCGGGGACAAGCCGCTTCCCGGCGAGCGAAAATCGATGGATCGGTTCGTCCGTGCTGCCGTGTACGTGAACGCGCTCCCCAAGCCGACCGATCAAGACGAGGGGGCGGCTTACATCTTCAGCGTGATGCGAAACGTGTCGGTGCCATTTGGCCTGGGCGACCCCGAAAGGCCGAACATCTCGCCGACCTACTTCCGTACCGTGATGGAACTGAATGGCGGACGATACTACTTTGAAAGTACTTTGGCTCCGAACGTGGTCTGGATCGATACGTCGAAGCTCGATTTCAGCAAAGGATTGGACGAGCAGGAGTTGAAGGTAGAGAAGAACATCCTGAAGCTTCACGGCGATGTGACGAGCCAGTTCGTGAAGGCCAAACCGTTCGTCTTCGGCATGCACAAGCCGTGA